Genomic segment of Populus nigra chromosome 14, ddPopNigr1.1, whole genome shotgun sequence:
GGAGGCACTTCGATCAGCAATGAGAATAAAGCATTGTCTCACTCCTAACAAGCTTAGTGAAGAACAAGATTCAGTGATACGACCTCTTTCTGAAGATATGGAAAAGCCTCCAGGCTACGAATAAGCCAACCGAAGGCAAAAGAGATCGCGCCGGAAATAAGGCCCGGACTCGCCTTTTCTTCTTTGATCTTATTGATACCTTATCAGTGCTTTAGAAGCTTCAAGATCGACCTTTGGGCCAGGAAGAGATATCTTGAAGCTCTTCTTTTCCTTCAATCTTACTTATCTTGCTAAACTTCATCACGAAAGCTCATCACACTTGATTTTCATTATGGATAGAAGTGCACATTGATTAAACAAACGAGAATTTGTTCTGTACATTAATGTTAGAAGTCCGTattttcaccttttctttctctaaaaatCTTTATAGCCGATTTACCTGTACTTGTTCTCACTTGCATAACACCATTATTTCCTTGGTTGGTCGTTAATCAGTTGAAAACAATATTCTGATGAACAGCTGTTGCTAAGTTGACAACACCAGTGGATTGCAGATGTTTTATGCCTAACATGAAGTTATTGTCTTTGCCACAAAAATGAAGACATTAATGTTTCTTATCTGGAGAAATTGAATTATACTAACAACTAATCTAAAACCAAGTTAAGAGTCAATTTAACTGTTCTGAACAGTAAACCACATAAGTAtagtttttgaatcgttttcgTAATGCCGAACATTTTGAGGTTAATAtagtattttaattgtttttataccCACGCCATGTTTTTAGCATTGTGGTTAATACGTGGGAGATTTTGAGCccgttttgaattttgttttgttaaaaataattttttatgtttttagattgttttgatgcgctgatataaaaaatattttaaaaataaaaaaatatttttttcatgcatttctAAGCGATAAACACTTTGAACCGCAACTATTACCACAATCCCAAACAGGCCCAATTTAGGTTTGCATATTCGAGttgcaattgaagaaaaaaattaaattttttttgtctcatgGCTATTTTTATTGgccatttatgttttttagccTTTTTAACATGAggtttttattcataaaacaagttaatatttttttaattatttgattacatgtttaggattgacttttttttttctttacacctACTAAATAAATAAGATCACGTAAGACAActcttatattatttaatttaaaatctacactaagaaaataattggatcaaaatttttaaagtattaataGTTATATCGAGTTTCATGATAATGTTAAGAAATTTTTGATGggttaaatattatatttttatattaaaaaaattaattcaaaaacgcaaacaattcataaaacaagttaatatttttttaattatttggaaCATGAGGTCAAGAGTTTGAGaacaaagtaaaataattaatatattattttaagtgtCTTTAGAACAAAGTAATGGCTTTAGCTCGGTTAATTGAAGCACCCTTCGGCTCACTTGCCTTGCTGCTCCGTAGGCAGCTTAGGCggttgaacttttttttcttagccaattattttttttattttaattttttttttctccatgtctatctatcatttaaaaatttttattgatattttttttgtattttttgttatataataaaataaaaaaaattaaattaccaaGTCCATATCGGGTTGTCATCATTTagaatgaaatttttattaaattttatggtttaatATTGAGTTCTACCGAATAAAAGCTCCTCGGATAGACTTATAGTCACACAACTCAAACTCAAGAATAGGAAAAGATTGCTATTATTTCATCAAACTTGCTTCACAGTTTCAATTCAATGTGTTGGTCCAACCAAACCCACAGAATgctaaacaaaaaatgaaaacaaagcaAAGGAACTATCCCTCCAAATTGGTGTCGAGAAAGACATCCATCCAAGAACAAAAACCAACTGATAAGGATCAAGAATCACTCATTCCTCGTCTGAATGAAAGCGTAGATGCTTCCCTTTTGGAGTTGGCAGACCTTTCAAGCGTAAAACACCATCTGAATCCATATCTCCACAGTCTACTTCCTCAACAATCTCATCATCACTGTTGTACACGAATCTTGTGTGCTTTCCTTCAAATTTAGCCATTGATTTCACTGTCACACTTATCTTGCTAATTCCTTCACAAAGTTCATCAAGCAACCCTCCGTCATCAGCCTgctccccttcttcttcttcttctacctcCTCATATTCATTATGGTAACAATAATACTCTTCTTCCTCATCTTCATCATGAGTACTTGCATTGACCTGAATGGACCAAATTGAGGCATTGTCATCTTCTGTCATTGATGACTTGTCTTTGCTTTCACTTACCATCACTCCGCAGCTATCTCCTTGGAAAGTAAGTTCAGAAGAGCATTCCAATGAATCAGAACCTTCAGATTTCTCTGAGAAATCCAGCATTAATGACCTTGTCAGAGTCTTTTGAGATTCAAGACAGTCTTGTTTCTCCACTTCAAAGATCTCACTTACGCCCTGAAATGTAGCAAcaacatgttaaaattaatattttcaattgagaaaattaacaaaaacagatGTACTAAGACCATacgaaaattaaaacaatagttTATCAAATTCTAGATTATCCAGAACCCCATATACTGTTTGCAATTTGCATAAActcaacaagaacaaaaaaataactcaatttttttcagtttttttgcgCGAAAAGTCTGCGAGGATCATTGGCTGACAAATCTTCAATTGTTCTTCAATAACCGGCAAACGAGTAACAGAAACCAAGGCAATGTCATCTCCAGAAAGATTAAGGACTTGAGGCGTATTTGCGTGCAAGATGTTCTATTGGAGAATCAATAAATCCTTGAAGATTCACAGAAAAGGACGGCTCACCAATGAAAGTTTTGAGAGCTCTGCCTCTTCTTCAACTTTATGCAAGAGGGTTTTCA
This window contains:
- the LOC133672758 gene encoding uncharacterized protein LOC133672758, translated to METPSSTKRVTRSQALAALTNTTTNNIPLSRAKIEDSSDKGETKSRRNAKQQLRDRSALIDITNDSPIVGLAMESLETPSSTLRNQKSSRAKNNIPHTPGSGEALLRGQVKTLLHKVEEEAELSKLSLGVSEIFEVEKQDCLESQKTLTRSLMLDFSEKSEGSDSLECSSELTFQGDSCGVMVSESKDKSSMTEDDNASIWSIQVNASTHDEDEEEEYYCYHNEYEEVEEEEEGEQADDGGLLDELCEGISKISVTVKSMAKFEGKHTRFVYNSDDEIVEEVDCGDMDSDGVLRLKGLPTPKGKHLRFHSDEE